Proteins encoded in a region of the Tripterygium wilfordii isolate XIE 37 chromosome 21, ASM1340144v1, whole genome shotgun sequence genome:
- the LOC119987687 gene encoding probable terpene synthase 6, producing MAGIITVLPLGHFPETVWVCKDFASFSSNDSAFKSYTKQVDELKMQVKDMLINPATDPVEKVKLIDSLCRLGVSYHFKSEIEDQMNRVFNLKLNLDDRDYDLYTVALVFRVFRQHGYKMSSEVFNKFKNDDGNFKESLANDVNGILSLYEAAHLSLHGEDNLDQALSYTVAQLDLLASQCEPHLAKHIAVALQHPFHFSIPRIKSREYISFYEELESHNEVLLKLAKIDFNRVQLLHQQELNEVSRWFEDLKLASRYAYARARITEVYMWTVAVYFEPQYRHARIILTKIIKLMSIMDDTYDSYATIDALRILTDAIERWDISAIDQLPDYMKFLYNTLLNLYGEFETELESEGRSYGVSYARDALKQMMKAYHIEAEWLNKGYVPSFDEYMENALISSGYHAVAISSFLGMEEIATMEAFEWLKGFPKIDKAAQIICRLMDDITSRVDEKKRNHVATSVECYMKQYGLSEEKTVENFQKMTASAWKDVNEECMRPTSVSTDLLTRIVNLVRVIDILYKGEDKYTNCESLKGYIKSLFFESIPMEEAIEGN from the exons ATGGCAGGAATCATCACTGTACTCCCGTTGGGGCATTTTCCAGAAACAGTGTGGGTTTGTAAAGATTTTGCTTCCTTCAGCTCAAATGATTCA GCATTCAAGTCATACACGAAACAAGTGGACGAGCTGAAAATGCAAGTGAAAGATATGCTAATTAACCCTGCGACTGATCCGGTTGAAAAAGTGAAATTGATTGACTCACTATGTCGCTTGGGTGTATCGTATCACTTCAAGAGTGAGATTGAAGACCAAATGAATCGAGTTTTCAATCTTAAACTCAACCTTGATGATCGTGACTACGATCTATACACCGTGGCACTCGTATTTCGAGTATTTAGACAACATGGCTACAAAATGTCCTCCG AGGTGTTTAACAAATTCAAGAACGATGATGGTAACTTCAAAGAGAGCCTAGCTAATGATGTCAATGGGATTCTAAGCCTTTATGAAGCTGCCCATTTGAGCCTACATGGGGAAGATAATTTAGACCAAGCCCTGTCTTACACAGTTGCACAACTTGACTTATTGGCTAGCCAATGTGAGCCTCATCTTGCTAAACATATAGCCGTTGCCTTGCAACATCCCTTTCACTTTTCCATACCAAGAATTAAATCAAGGGAATACATCTCCTTCTATGAAGAATTGGAGTCTCACAATGAAGTTCTACTCAAGCTTGCGAAAATAGACTTCAATCGTGTACAATTACTTCATCAACAAGAACTTAACGAGGTCTCCAG GTGGTTCGAGGATTTGAAGCTCGCTTCGCGATATGCTTATGCGAGAGCTAGAATCACAGAAGTCTACATGTGGACTGTTGCTGTTTACTTTGAGCCACAATACCGACATGCTCGGATAATCCTCACCAAAATTATAAAACTGATGTCAATCATGGATGATACGTACGATTCCTATGCTACCATTGACGCACTTCGAATATTGACAGACGCAATTGAGAG GTGGGACATTAGTGCAATTGATCAACTACCAGACTACATGAAATTCCTCTACAACACTCTTTTGAATCTTTACGGCGAATTTGAGACTGAATTAGAAAGTGAAGGCAGATCTTATGGTGTATCCTATGCGAGGGATGCG CTAAAACAAATGATGAAGGCATACCATATTGAGGCAGAGTGGCTGAACAAAGGCTATGTACCATCATTTGATGAGTACATGGAGAATGCCCTAATTTCAAGTGGTTATCATGCAGTTGCAATATCATCGTTCCTTGGAATGGAAGAAATTGCAACCATGGAGGCTTTTGAGTGGCTAAAAGGATTTCCAAAGATTGATAAGGCTGCGCAAATTATTTGTCGTCTGATGGATGACATAACATCACGTGTG GATGAGAAAAAGAGGAACCATGTCGCCACCAGCGTCGAGTGCTATATGAAGCAATATGGCTTATCTGAGGAGAAGACAGTAGAAAACTTTCAGAAAATGACTGCAAGTGCTTGGAAAGATGTAAATGAAGAATGCATGAGACCAACTAGTGTCTCCACGGATCTCCTAACCAGAATCGTTAATCTTGTGCGTGTCATTGATATCCTTTACAAGGGTGAAGATAAATACACCAATTGTGAGAGTTTGAAGGGATATATCAAGTCGTTGTTCTTCGAGTCCATTCCAATGGAAGAAGCTATAGAGGGCAATTGA